Proteins encoded together in one Bacteroides zoogleoformans window:
- a CDS encoding DEAD/DEAH box helicase → MDITFNGSYYEVSFRYRPSIVDRIKTIEGKRYHADRKVWSIPASQRVALERLAYQVQQFEKVNWGGANSASYREEDIAYDIPELPTLNIPHGLKVQPYPYQLQGIARGLELKRFINADQPGLGKTLQSIATINLADAFPCLVICPSSLKINWEREWHKFTDKKAMVLSDKVRDTWTFFYQTGLYQVFIVNYESLKKYFVLRIKKAEKWTLRDVEFRNSIELFKSVIIDESHKCKSASTQQAKFCKGICKDKEYIIELTGTPVVNKPKDLVPQISILNRMEDFGGYKRFVERYCAGQREASNLKELNFFLWKHCMFRREKQKVLQDLPDKVRQVYTCEITNRKEYEDAERDLIRYLQQYKNADDEKIAKALRGEVMVRIGILRNVSARGKVRSVIEFVEDFRESGQKIILFCSLHEVVDQLKSYFPTAVTVTGRDTQDEKQRAVDSFQNDPNTDIIICSIKAAGVGLTLTASSNVGFVEFPWTYADCEQCEDRAHRIGQKDSVNCGYFLGRNTIDEKVYQIIQTKKNIANAVTGTSDDIEENVVDMVANIFNDKM, encoded by the coding sequence ATGGATATAACTTTTAATGGCTCTTATTACGAGGTATCGTTCAGATATAGACCCTCCATTGTTGACCGCATTAAAACAATAGAAGGGAAACGCTATCATGCAGACCGAAAGGTTTGGTCAATACCCGCATCGCAGCGCGTAGCACTCGAAAGATTAGCTTATCAGGTACAACAGTTTGAAAAGGTAAATTGGGGAGGAGCTAATAGTGCATCCTATCGAGAAGAAGACATAGCCTATGATATCCCAGAGTTACCGACACTCAATATTCCGCACGGATTAAAAGTACAACCATACCCCTACCAACTTCAAGGAATCGCACGTGGGTTGGAATTGAAGCGATTTATTAATGCCGACCAGCCGGGTCTCGGTAAAACACTTCAATCAATCGCTACAATCAACCTTGCAGACGCATTCCCATGCCTTGTTATTTGCCCATCGTCCTTGAAAATCAATTGGGAGCGAGAATGGCATAAATTTACCGATAAAAAGGCTATGGTACTTTCCGATAAGGTTCGCGACACATGGACTTTCTTCTATCAAACAGGCTTGTATCAGGTTTTTATAGTAAACTATGAGTCGCTGAAAAAGTATTTTGTTCTGAGAATAAAAAAAGCGGAGAAGTGGACACTTCGCGATGTAGAGTTCCGTAATTCAATAGAACTTTTTAAGTCGGTGATTATCGATGAAAGCCATAAATGTAAGTCCGCCTCAACGCAGCAGGCTAAATTTTGCAAAGGTATCTGTAAAGATAAGGAATATATTATAGAGCTTACTGGTACTCCGGTGGTCAATAAGCCCAAAGACCTTGTACCGCAGATTTCAATCCTTAATAGGATGGAGGATTTCGGAGGTTACAAACGATTCGTAGAAAGATACTGCGCAGGTCAACGCGAAGCCTCGAATCTGAAAGAACTAAACTTTTTCCTCTGGAAGCATTGTATGTTCCGGAGAGAGAAGCAAAAAGTACTTCAAGATTTACCCGATAAGGTGCGACAGGTATATACTTGCGAAATAACGAATCGCAAAGAGTATGAAGATGCGGAAAGAGACCTGATACGATACCTACAGCAGTACAAAAATGCTGACGACGAGAAAATTGCTAAAGCTCTACGAGGCGAGGTGATGGTACGGATTGGAATATTACGCAATGTGTCGGCTCGTGGGAAAGTTAGGTCGGTTATTGAGTTCGTGGAAGACTTCCGGGAATCCGGGCAAAAGATTATTCTCTTCTGTTCACTTCATGAAGTAGTTGACCAGCTGAAAAGTTATTTCCCTACAGCCGTCACAGTCACGGGTAGAGACACACAAGATGAGAAGCAACGAGCCGTCGATAGCTTCCAGAATGACCCGAATACGGATATTATCATCTGCTCCATCAAAGCGGCCGGCGTTGGCTTGACGCTCACAGCCTCATCGAACGTTGGCTTTGTAGAATTCCCATGGACGTATGCAGATTGCGAGCAATGCGAAGACCGTGCGCATCGTATCGGACAGAAAGACAGCGTAAACTGCGGGTACTTCCTCGGTCGTAACACTATCGACGAGAAAGTGTATCAAATCATTCAAACAAAAAAGAATATAGCAAATGCAGTTACCGGAACGAGCGATGACATTGAAGAGAATGTTGTCGATATGGTAGCTAACATTTTCAATGATAAGATGTGA
- a CDS encoding PD-(D/E)XK nuclease-like domain-containing protein: MSNPDSYYLRKEVSNSDLTELKNFLYPRQQYGDKEAAFKFGTLVDALITENDRVRYDKMMVDDYVYTRAEFELGVEMRKALRKEAEKDQFLATVLKDSDCQKFMVNKQQEFHYGSFSFYLDTRCKWDWWLPPLGFGGDLKTTFASSQAEFDEAIDFFDWDRSRAWYMDIAGSNQDFIYAISKKNCKIFKHFITGRNHPTYKNGREKYEDLAFKWWQLMV, translated from the coding sequence ATGAGCAATCCTGATTCATACTATCTGCGTAAAGAGGTTAGCAACTCTGACCTTACAGAGCTAAAAAACTTCCTATATCCCCGTCAACAGTACGGGGATAAGGAAGCGGCTTTCAAGTTTGGTACACTTGTCGATGCGCTTATAACGGAGAATGACCGTGTACGCTATGATAAGATGATGGTGGATGATTATGTGTACACGCGAGCAGAGTTTGAACTTGGCGTAGAGATGAGAAAAGCGCTTCGCAAAGAAGCTGAAAAGGATCAATTCCTCGCAACGGTGTTAAAGGATTCTGATTGCCAGAAATTCATGGTAAACAAACAGCAGGAATTTCATTACGGAAGTTTTTCATTTTATCTCGACACTCGCTGCAAGTGGGACTGGTGGCTACCTCCTTTAGGCTTCGGCGGAGACTTGAAAACTACGTTTGCATCCTCGCAGGCAGAGTTTGATGAAGCGATAGACTTCTTTGACTGGGACAGAAGCCGAGCTTGGTATATGGACATTGCGGGTAGCAATCAAGACTTCATCTATGCTATCAGCAAAAAGAATTGCAAGATTTTCAAACACTTCATCACAGGCCGGAATCATCCCACTTATAAAAACGGACGTGAAAAGTACGAAGACCTTGCTTTTAAGTGGTGGCAATTAATGGTGTAA
- a CDS encoding recombinase RecT, with protein sequence MSNQIQIKVEELNALPATKIVENQNVEQKFIQMYNAIWGSQMGEQVYYKEVFNFQKVLRENPKLAECSKMSLYGCFLDMAVNGLSLDNTSHPHCYLIPRKVKTGQKDSRGYDMYENRASVSVTGYGELTMRMRAGQIRYADNPVVVYEGDIFSVSLNNGVKQITYQAAIPRKSSKVIGAFIRIVRVDGSEDYQWLLQGDIERLMKFSAKNNSYYDKNGQYVQGKPNALYSSQEGGVDPGFLENKMIKHAFDAYPKVRTGNYTVMETETEEPPVIDYGVVDERTVNEPSVTSGNEDPNAPFGEDKQLEAPTPVTVNVSKADEEEGF encoded by the coding sequence ATGAGTAATCAAATTCAAATCAAAGTGGAAGAGCTGAACGCACTTCCGGCAACAAAGATTGTCGAAAATCAAAACGTAGAGCAGAAGTTTATACAAATGTATAATGCTATCTGGGGTTCCCAAATGGGAGAACAAGTTTATTACAAGGAAGTATTTAACTTCCAAAAAGTTTTACGAGAGAATCCTAAACTCGCAGAGTGTAGCAAGATGTCTCTGTACGGCTGCTTTCTTGATATGGCAGTAAATGGGCTGTCTCTTGATAATACCAGCCATCCCCACTGTTATCTTATTCCGCGCAAGGTTAAGACTGGGCAAAAAGATTCCAGAGGATATGACATGTATGAGAATCGCGCCAGCGTATCAGTAACCGGCTACGGAGAATTAACCATGCGCATGCGTGCAGGCCAGATACGTTATGCAGATAATCCAGTCGTTGTTTACGAAGGAGATATATTCTCCGTCTCTCTAAACAATGGAGTTAAACAAATCACATACCAAGCAGCCATACCACGTAAATCCTCGAAAGTTATCGGTGCATTCATTCGCATTGTACGCGTTGACGGGTCAGAAGATTACCAATGGTTACTCCAAGGTGACATAGAACGCCTTATGAAGTTCTCGGCAAAAAATAATTCCTATTACGACAAGAACGGACAATACGTACAAGGAAAACCGAACGCTCTCTATTCTTCCCAAGAAGGAGGGGTAGATCCCGGCTTTCTCGAAAACAAAATGATTAAGCATGCCTTTGACGCATACCCCAAAGTTCGCACAGGCAACTATACTGTTATGGAGACAGAGACAGAAGAGCCACCTGTAATTGACTATGGAGTTGTGGATGAAAGAACAGTCAATGAACCGTCCGTGACATCTGGGAATGAAGACCCTAATGCGCCATTCGGTGAGGATAAGCAACTAGAAGCCCCTACTCCTGTAACTGTGAATGTGTCAAAGGCTGACGAAGAAGAAGGATTCTAA
- a CDS encoding helix-turn-helix domain-containing protein, protein MLKKMWEFWPDALASLSKEYAKCRPNIPEFEYRIVCRFLKCNFGRFDSTLDIDQLGNFHFEEVECPLRGECKLEGIVCRPKFNSKLSDREIEVMHFYYKGMHVEYIADQLCISPETVLTHKRNALQRTDTHSLQEFFVYARDNNLFNQ, encoded by the coding sequence ATGCTTAAAAAAATGTGGGAGTTCTGGCCTGACGCATTGGCGTCTCTTTCCAAAGAATATGCAAAGTGCCGTCCTAATATTCCGGAGTTTGAATATAGAATTGTCTGCCGTTTCCTGAAGTGTAACTTCGGGAGATTCGATAGCACGCTTGATATTGATCAGTTAGGCAACTTCCACTTCGAAGAGGTAGAATGCCCTCTTCGGGGAGAATGCAAACTGGAAGGCATTGTCTGCCGACCCAAATTCAATAGTAAACTGTCGGACAGGGAGATAGAAGTCATGCACTTCTATTATAAAGGTATGCATGTGGAATATATAGCAGACCAGCTATGTATATCTCCCGAGACAGTTCTTACGCACAAACGGAACGCCTTACAGCGGACAGACACCCACTCACTGCAAGAGTTCTTCGTTTACGCACGCGATAACAATCTTTTCAATCAATAA
- a CDS encoding helix-turn-helix domain-containing protein, with product MNIFNRIQELADIKGVTMYVISQDTGISESVFSRLKKKSNASIGKKNLLILANYFCVNEHWLATGEGEREAPGVTKDVVIHDDGVWERIEHLSMRLFSEDNTLSSVDFEKMSRAVNIHPKRLRDIIDDKKYPTYTELKSILQSKDLNINSGWIMTGDGKVFNDKQDCPIIIETEEEYKRAIEMGLRILPEVSFEFAGGSTELINLTENTKRFWYLPDSTDCDGVATISGNSMAPAYPSGCQVALKKVGFNPQFPLDIPFGQVFGVVVENEATGLYHGHIKILRKYPEPEKEKEYWIARSIDRDNYDDFYIKISSVRGLWIVKQHIVQDVIL from the coding sequence ATGAATATTTTTAATAGAATACAGGAATTAGCTGATATTAAAGGGGTTACAATGTATGTGATTTCACAAGATACGGGCATTTCAGAATCTGTTTTTAGTAGATTGAAGAAAAAGAGCAATGCTTCGATAGGGAAAAAGAACTTGTTGATACTTGCAAATTACTTCTGCGTAAACGAACACTGGCTTGCAACAGGAGAGGGTGAGAGGGAAGCTCCTGGTGTTACAAAAGATGTAGTGATACATGATGATGGAGTGTGGGAGAGAATCGAACACTTGTCAATGCGGTTGTTTAGCGAAGATAACACTTTGTCTTCCGTAGATTTTGAAAAGATGAGTCGAGCCGTTAATATACATCCGAAAAGATTGCGAGATATTATTGATGATAAGAAATATCCTACATATACAGAACTGAAAAGCATACTTCAGTCGAAGGATTTGAATATAAACTCCGGTTGGATCATGACTGGCGATGGCAAGGTGTTTAACGATAAGCAAGATTGTCCTATTATAATCGAGACCGAGGAAGAATACAAAAGGGCAATAGAGATGGGGCTGAGAATACTTCCTGAAGTTAGTTTTGAGTTTGCGGGAGGTTCTACTGAACTTATCAATTTAACAGAGAATACCAAAAGATTTTGGTATTTGCCGGATAGCACAGACTGCGACGGAGTAGCAACGATATCGGGCAACTCTATGGCGCCGGCCTATCCGTCGGGATGTCAGGTGGCATTGAAAAAAGTTGGTTTTAATCCGCAATTTCCGCTTGATATACCATTTGGCCAAGTTTTCGGCGTGGTAGTTGAGAACGAGGCTACCGGGTTGTATCATGGACACATCAAAATATTGCGAAAGTATCCTGAACCGGAGAAAGAAAAAGAATACTGGATCGCCCGTTCAATAGATAGAGATAATTATGATGACTTTTATATAAAGATCAGTTCTGTACGGGGATTATGGATTGTGAAGCAACATATTGTTCAAGATGTAATATTATGA
- a CDS encoding membrane lipoprotein lipid attachment site-containing protein, producing MKKILFLILAILPLVLTSCSKDDDSSNETLNGTTWISPDDGDGERTIIFGDGTFRFTLIYKSKTEINKKGTYVYSKPNVTLSDGTKGIVVGSTMTLGEDAIEYKKQ from the coding sequence ATGAAAAAGATTTTATTCCTTATTTTGGCGATTCTTCCGCTTGTGTTAACATCTTGCAGCAAAGATGATGACAGTTCTAATGAAACGCTTAATGGCACTACATGGATCTCTCCAGATGATGGAGATGGTGAACGTACTATCATTTTCGGTGATGGAACATTCCGTTTTACACTAATATATAAAAGTAAAACGGAAATAAACAAAAAGGGTACTTATGTATATTCCAAACCGAATGTCACACTCTCAGACGGAACGAAAGGTATAGTGGTGGGTAGCACTATGACACTTGGCGAGGATGCGATTGAATATAAGAAGCAATGA
- the purB gene encoding adenylosuccinate lyase — MKLDLLTAISPIDGRYRGKTDVLATYFSEFALIKYRVQVEVEYFIALCELPLPQLKDVNKGIFETLRNIYRDFSEADAKRIKSIEEVTNHDVKAVEYFLKEEFDKLGGMDGYKEFIHFGLTSQDINNTSIPLSIKEALEQAYYPLIEELIAQLRTYAEEWASIPMLAKTHGQPASPTRLGKEVMVFVYRLERQLAMLKACPMTAKFGGATGNYNAHHVAYPEYDWKAFGNKFVSESLGLEREEYTTQISNYDNLSSIFDAMKRINTVMIDMNRDFWQYISMEYFKQKIKAGEVGSSAMPHKVNPIDFENAEGNLGMANAIFEHLAVKLPVSRLQRDLTDSTVLRNVGTPFGHVLIAIQSSLKGLRKLLLNEPAIHRDLESCWSVVAEAIQTILRREAYPHPYEALKALTRTNQAITEASIKEFIEGLNVSEEVKKELRVITPHTYTGI, encoded by the coding sequence ATGAAACTTGATTTACTTACCGCAATCTCCCCGATTGACGGTCGATACAGGGGTAAAACAGATGTTTTGGCCACTTATTTCTCTGAATTTGCTTTGATAAAATACCGTGTACAAGTTGAAGTGGAATATTTCATTGCACTGTGTGAACTCCCTTTGCCACAATTGAAAGATGTGAATAAAGGCATATTCGAGACTTTGAGAAATATTTATCGCGATTTTTCCGAAGCAGATGCCAAACGCATTAAGTCTATTGAGGAAGTGACCAATCACGATGTGAAAGCTGTGGAGTACTTCTTGAAAGAAGAGTTTGACAAGCTGGGAGGAATGGATGGCTACAAGGAGTTTATTCATTTTGGTCTCACGTCACAAGATATTAACAATACATCCATTCCTTTGTCGATAAAGGAGGCTTTGGAGCAGGCTTACTATCCTTTGATTGAAGAATTGATAGCGCAGCTTCGCACTTATGCAGAAGAGTGGGCGTCTATCCCGATGCTTGCCAAAACGCATGGTCAACCGGCTTCTCCCACTCGCTTGGGAAAGGAAGTAATGGTTTTTGTCTATCGTTTGGAACGTCAGTTGGCTATGTTGAAAGCTTGCCCGATGACGGCAAAGTTTGGCGGAGCTACAGGCAATTACAATGCTCACCATGTGGCTTATCCCGAATATGATTGGAAGGCTTTCGGCAACAAGTTTGTTTCCGAGAGTCTTGGCTTGGAGCGTGAGGAATATACCACTCAGATATCCAACTATGATAATCTGTCTTCCATTTTTGATGCTATGAAGCGCATTAATACAGTGATGATTGACATGAACCGCGACTTTTGGCAGTATATTTCCATGGAGTATTTTAAGCAGAAGATCAAAGCAGGTGAAGTGGGCTCCAGTGCAATGCCGCATAAAGTGAATCCTATTGATTTTGAAAATGCAGAAGGGAACCTGGGCATGGCCAATGCTATTTTCGAGCATTTGGCAGTGAAGTTGCCGGTGTCTCGTTTACAGCGCGATTTGACGGACTCTACCGTGCTTCGTAACGTGGGTACGCCTTTCGGACATGTGCTCATTGCTATACAAAGCTCGTTGAAAGGCTTGCGTAAGCTGTTGTTGAACGAACCGGCTATTCATCGTGATTTGGAAAGTTGCTGGAGTGTGGTGGCCGAAGCCATTCAGACAATTCTGCGTCGCGAAGCTTATCCGCATCCTTATGAAGCCTTAAAGGCTTTGACGCGTACCAATCAAGCTATTACAGAAGCTTCGATAAAGGAATTTATAGAAGGACTGAATGTTAGTGAAGAAGTAAAGAAAGAGTTGCGCGTTATCACTCCCCATACGTATACGGGAATTTAA
- a CDS encoding pseudouridine synthase, with amino-acid sequence MSTENEIWRDASSSEENSGAGRDGNQFNREGNYSRPSYNREGGERPYRPKFTSENGDRPQRSYGGERSFRPRFNPNVEGGDRSQRSYNNDRPYRPRYNAEGGERMQRSYGNSPGDRPYRPHYNNENGDRPYRPRYNVEGGDRPQRSYSNDRAYGNDRSYIGERSYNNDRPYRPRYNAEGVDRMQRLYGNPAGDRPYRPRFNSGAGRTGGYDNRDSYSRPIRRSADYDPNAKYSKKKQIEYKEQFVDPNEPIRLNKFLANAGVCSRREADEFIAAGVVSVNGEIVTELGTKIKRGDEVKFHEQPVSLERKVYVLLNKPKDTVTTSDDPQARRTVMDLVKGACDERIYPVGRLDRNTTGVLLLTNDGDLASKLTHPKFLKKKIYHVHLDKNLTKADMDQIAAGIQLDDGEIHADAISYTDEQKKNDVGIEIHSGKNRVVRRIFESLGYKVVKLDRVFFAGLTKKGLRRGEWRYLSEPEVNFLRMGSFE; translated from the coding sequence ATGAGTACAGAAAATGAAATCTGGCGTGATGCTTCTTCCTCAGAGGAGAACTCAGGGGCCGGCCGTGATGGTAATCAATTTAACAGAGAAGGGAATTATAGTCGTCCGTCTTATAACCGTGAAGGTGGTGAGCGTCCTTATCGTCCTAAGTTTACAAGTGAGAACGGCGATCGCCCGCAACGCTCTTACGGTGGCGAGCGTTCTTTCCGTCCCCGCTTCAACCCGAATGTTGAAGGTGGTGACCGTTCTCAACGTTCTTATAACAACGACCGTCCTTATCGTCCGCGCTATAACGCTGAAGGCGGAGAGCGTATGCAGCGCTCTTATGGAAACTCCCCAGGTGATCGCCCATACCGTCCGCATTATAACAACGAGAATGGCGACCGTCCTTATCGTCCGCGCTACAACGTTGAGGGTGGTGACCGTCCGCAGCGCTCTTATAGCAACGACCGCGCTTATGGTAACGATCGTTCGTATATCGGTGAGCGTTCCTATAACAATGATCGTCCTTATCGTCCGCGCTATAACGCTGAAGGTGTAGATCGCATGCAACGTCTTTATGGCAATCCTGCGGGCGACCGTCCTTATCGTCCGCGTTTTAATTCCGGTGCCGGCAGAACGGGCGGATATGACAACAGGGATAGTTATAGCCGTCCTATCCGTCGCTCGGCCGACTATGATCCAAATGCTAAATATAGCAAGAAGAAGCAGATAGAATATAAAGAACAGTTTGTTGATCCTAACGAACCCATTCGCCTGAATAAGTTTTTGGCAAATGCCGGTGTTTGCTCGCGTCGTGAGGCTGATGAGTTTATTGCGGCCGGAGTGGTTTCGGTGAATGGGGAAATTGTGACCGAATTGGGTACCAAGATAAAACGTGGAGATGAAGTGAAGTTCCATGAACAACCTGTCAGCCTTGAACGTAAGGTATATGTTTTGCTAAATAAGCCGAAAGATACCGTGACCACTTCGGACGATCCGCAAGCGCGTCGTACGGTGATGGATTTGGTGAAAGGTGCCTGTGATGAGCGTATCTACCCGGTGGGGCGTCTTGACCGTAATACTACAGGAGTATTGCTGCTGACGAATGATGGTGATTTGGCTTCCAAATTGACGCATCCCAAGTTCTTAAAGAAGAAGATTTATCACGTACACTTGGATAAGAACTTGACTAAAGCGGATATGGATCAGATTGCAGCCGGCATTCAGTTGGATGATGGAGAAATTCATGCAGACGCCATTAGTTATACGGATGAACAAAAGAAAAATGATGTCGGAATAGAGATTCACTCCGGAAAGAACCGTGTTGTGCGTCGTATTTTCGAATCTTTGGGATATAAAGTGGTGAAACTTGATCGTGTGTTCTTTGCCGGTTTAACCAAGAAGGGGTTGCGCCGCGGTGAATGGCGTTACCTTTCAGAGCCGGAAGTGAATTTTCTGCGTATGGGTTCTTTTGAGTAA
- the asnS gene encoding asparagine--tRNA ligase: protein MEKISRTKVVDLLKREDFGAMVNVKGWVRTRRGSKQVNFIALNDGSTINNVQIVVDLAGFDEEVLKEITTGACLSVNGVLTESVGSGQKAELQAREIKVLGACDNTYPLQKKGHSMEFLREIAHLRPRTNTFGAVFRIRHNMAIAIHRFFHERGFFYFHTPIITASDCEGAGQMFQVTTKNLYDLKKDENGSIIYDDDFFGKQASLTVSGQLEGELAATSLGAIYTFGPTFRAENSNTPRHLAEFWMIEPEVAFNDIADNMDLAEDFIKYCVQWALDNCTDDVKFLNDMFDKGLIERLQGVLKENFVRLPYTEGIRILEEAVAKGHKFEFPVYWGVDLASEHERYLVEEHFKRPVILTDYPKEIKAFYMKQNEDGKTVRAMDVLFPKIGEIIGGSERESDYAKLMNRIKELNIPMKDMWWYLDTRKFGTCPHSGFGLGFERLLLFVTGMTNIRDVIPFPRTPRNAEF, encoded by the coding sequence ATGGAAAAGATTAGTAGAACGAAAGTGGTTGACTTGCTGAAACGTGAGGATTTTGGCGCTATGGTCAACGTGAAAGGTTGGGTTCGCACCCGCAGAGGTAGTAAACAAGTAAACTTTATTGCACTGAATGATGGTTCTACAATAAATAATGTGCAGATTGTAGTGGATCTGGCAGGTTTTGATGAGGAGGTGCTGAAAGAAATAACGACTGGTGCTTGCTTGAGCGTGAACGGGGTGCTGACCGAATCGGTAGGCTCCGGTCAGAAAGCTGAGTTGCAAGCTCGTGAAATCAAGGTGTTGGGCGCTTGTGATAATACTTATCCGTTGCAGAAGAAGGGGCACTCCATGGAGTTCCTTCGCGAGATAGCCCACTTGCGTCCGCGTACCAATACGTTTGGCGCGGTGTTCCGTATTCGTCATAACATGGCGATTGCCATTCACCGTTTCTTCCATGAAAGAGGTTTCTTCTATTTTCATACTCCGATAATCACGGCGTCTGATTGTGAAGGAGCCGGACAGATGTTTCAGGTGACTACCAAGAATCTTTATGATTTGAAGAAAGATGAAAACGGCTCTATTATTTACGATGATGACTTTTTCGGAAAACAAGCCAGCCTGACAGTTTCCGGTCAGTTGGAAGGTGAACTTGCCGCCACTTCATTGGGGGCAATTTATACATTTGGCCCTACGTTCCGTGCCGAGAATTCCAATACACCTCGCCATTTAGCAGAATTCTGGATGATTGAACCGGAGGTTGCATTCAATGATATTGCTGATAATATGGATTTGGCTGAAGATTTCATTAAATATTGTGTGCAATGGGCTTTAGACAATTGCACCGATGATGTGAAATTTCTCAATGATATGTTTGATAAGGGCTTGATTGAACGTCTTCAAGGAGTGCTGAAAGAAAACTTTGTGCGTTTGCCTTATACGGAAGGTATTCGTATTTTGGAAGAAGCCGTAGCTAAGGGGCATAAGTTTGAGTTTCCCGTTTACTGGGGAGTTGATCTGGCTTCCGAGCATGAACGCTATTTGGTGGAAGAGCACTTTAAGCGTCCGGTCATTTTAACTGACTATCCAAAGGAAATCAAAGCATTCTATATGAAGCAGAACGAAGACGGAAAAACCGTGCGTGCGATGGATGTGCTGTTCCCGAAGATTGGCGAGATTATCGGAGGTTCCGAACGTGAATCGGATTATGCTAAGCTGATGAATCGTATCAAGGAACTGAACATTCCGATGAAAGATATGTGGTGGTATCTTGATACCCGTAAATTCGGTACTTGTCCTCATTCCGGTTTCGGTTTGGGATTTGAGCGATTACTGTTGTTCGTTACGGGTATGACGAATATTCGTGATGTGATACCTTTCCCCCGCACGCCTCGTAATGCGGAGTTTTAA
- a CDS encoding DUF4488 domain-containing protein translates to MKRNYFFAMLAAVLLAVGANAQEKAEFKPANLAGIWQLCHYVSEIPDVPGVLKPSNTFKVLSEDGHIVNFTMIPGSDAIITGYGTYQQLTDNSYRESIEKNIHLPMLDQKDNILEFEMGDEGIMFLKFFIAQDLNGNELNTWFHETWKRLSMPAKFPEAIVR, encoded by the coding sequence ATGAAACGTAACTATTTTTTTGCCATGCTGGCAGCGGTGCTGCTTGCGGTAGGAGCCAATGCGCAGGAAAAAGCAGAATTTAAGCCTGCAAATTTAGCGGGGATTTGGCAGTTGTGTCATTATGTCTCCGAGATTCCGGATGTTCCCGGAGTACTGAAGCCAAGCAACACCTTTAAGGTGCTGAGCGAGGATGGACATATTGTGAACTTTACGATGATTCCGGGTTCTGATGCTATTATTACGGGGTATGGAACCTATCAGCAATTAACGGATAATTCTTATAGAGAAAGTATCGAAAAGAACATTCACTTGCCTATGCTCGATCAGAAGGATAATATTCTGGAGTTTGAAATGGGGGATGAAGGAATTATGTTTCTGAAGTTTTTTATAGCTCAAGACCTGAATGGAAATGAACTGAATACGTGGTTTCATGAAACTTGGAAGCGGCTGAGTATGCCTGCGAAGTTTCCTGAAGCTATTGTGCGTTAA
- the rplM gene encoding 50S ribosomal protein L13 — protein sequence MDTLSYKTISANKATVTKEWVIVDATDQVLGRLGAKVAKLLRGKYKPNFTPHVDCGDNVIIINADKVKLTGNKWNDKVYLSYTGYPGGQREITPARLQAKPNGDDRLLRKVVKGMLPKNKLGAKLLGNMYVYAGSEHKHEAQNPKMIDINVLK from the coding sequence GTGGATACTTTAAGTTACAAGACCATTTCTGCAAACAAGGCTACGGTGACCAAAGAATGGGTTATTGTGGATGCTACAGACCAAGTATTGGGTCGTCTGGGCGCAAAAGTTGCGAAACTGTTGAGAGGAAAGTATAAACCAAACTTTACTCCTCACGTAGATTGTGGCGATAATGTAATCATTATCAATGCCGACAAAGTAAAATTAACCGGTAACAAGTGGAATGACAAAGTCTATCTGTCATATACAGGTTATCCCGGCGGTCAGAGAGAAATCACTCCTGCTCGTTTGCAGGCTAAACCGAACGGCGATGACAGGTTGCTGAGAAAAGTAGTAAAGGGTATGTTGCCTAAAAACAAGTTGGGCGCAAAATTGCTGGGTAATATGTATGTGTATGCCGGCAGTGAGCACAAGCACGAAGCTCAGAACCCGAAAATGATTGATATTAATGTACTTAAATAA
- the rpsI gene encoding 30S ribosomal protein S9, translating into MEVVNALGRRKSAVARIFVSEGTGKITINKRDLAEYFPSSILQYVVKQPLNKLGVAEKYDIKVNLCGGGFTGQSQALRLAIARALVKINAEDKAALRAEGFMTRDPRTVERKKPGRPKARRRFQFSKR; encoded by the coding sequence ATGGAAGTAGTAAATGCATTAGGCAGACGTAAAAGTGCAGTTGCACGTATTTTCGTAAGCGAAGGTACCGGAAAGATTACTATTAATAAGAGAGACCTCGCGGAGTACTTTCCATCAAGCATTCTTCAGTATGTTGTTAAACAGCCGTTGAACAAACTGGGTGTTGCTGAAAAGTATGATATCAAAGTGAATCTTTGCGGTGGTGGTTTCACTGGTCAGTCTCAAGCTTTGCGTTTGGCAATTGCCCGTGCGCTGGTGAAGATCAATGCCGAAGATAAGGCTGCTCTCCGTGCTGAAGGCTTCATGACTCGTGACCCGCGCACTGTTGAGCGTAAAAAACCGGGACGTCCGAAAGCACGTCGCAGATTCCAGTTCAGTAAACGTTAA